Genomic window (Hippoglossus stenolepis isolate QCI-W04-F060 chromosome 11, HSTE1.2, whole genome shotgun sequence):
TGCCGTCTGCGTACTGatggacggacacacacagatgaacacaGAGATAATGTGTGGgcaggaaaagaaagggaaTTGAAACATTACACAAGTAACAAAGGAGAACTACAATGGATGGTGTGAAGCGATTATTAGAGGttgggaggaagaaagaaagtggAAATGGAGAATAAACGCAATAATGCATGAGCAGAAATTCATACAAAAGACAGAGTAATGGAGAGCTGTGCATGACAATGACGGGCAATTGAATGTAGACTGACAGATAGAAATACATCATGCTGGAAGGAAAGACAACCCCAGTGTTCTGCTGGTGCATCCAGAAGCATGAATTAAGATCAAAAGCATTTTGGACAGCGAGAGCACCGCGTAATACGTGCATaccgcaacacacacacacacgcacactcacatgcacactcacacactcacacactcacacacacacataccccaCGCCCTCACCATCACAACTCTACCACGCTGTCCTGACTGTGCCACTGCAAGAGACCcagtgaataaaagaaaaacagaggaagaagaaaaaccttTACCCTCTGGAAGTGGATTCATCCATTATtgatataatgtatatttaGTGTTCTACATTGACACTACACCTTTAACTTCACTTCtttgaaactgtttttcataaaaaaggCACCAAAAAATTGAGGACAGCAAACTTACAAAATAGATGTCGGACACCTGCACCTCTCCATCCAAAGAGTTGTGGCTGCCGGACAAAGACAGCTGATTGCACGACGTGCGCGGCACCCGCTGAGGCACCTGGGGGCTcggagggacagaggagggaggtgtcgaggggagagggtgagaggagcTTTGGGTGGGGGAGTAAGAAGACGCGGGGCAGATGGGAGTAAATGCCGAGGCGGGAGGAAGCGTGGAGGCGTTGGCCGAGGTGGGACGTGTGGATGGTGCGGCTGAGTGAGAGatcagaggagagggagtgGAAGTCTGAGCAGCCGTGGGAGAGGTGAGTGGTTTGgtggacggacagatggatgaGGAGAGCGTGGTGGAGGAAGACTTCCCGGCGGCTTGGGCAGCGGAAGAGGAAGAAAcgaaggaaggaggaagggtAGAGGAGGAATGGGCTGCGGACGgactgacagagggaggggtggagggagtGAAGGTGCCGGGCTGATGATCCAGTGACAGGTGGCCGGGAGAGGTCCTCTCTGTCATCTGTGTGAGCTCCGTGCTCTGGGGGATTTTACTGTACGAGGCAGAATGAATAACACTGTTAAAATACTGTCACACAGGCAGCTCTGGAAGATTTTCTAGTATTTTAAATCCTGGATATGTGTTTTCACCTTAACTCCACCTCCACTGTTATGGTGTCCTGCCTTTCCCCATGAACCTCAACCACCTCTTTTTGTgacctgaaaaaacacaaagtttgatGCCATCATGTCTTACATCTGTACATTTTCCCAACAGAAGATTACAAATCAGATATGACTCTGCATATTCTCACCTGACCACACTCGGTGAGTGCAGTTGCCTCCTGTAGCGTGGGTGCTCCGGTGTATCGAAGGGGGTGGTGGGTAAGGAGTTGTTGGAAGAAAGCGTGGTCGCAATAGACGCCGTGGTGGCGTCTTCAAATGACGGCGGAGTGCAGGGTGGTTCTCTCCCTGCAAGAGAATGGAACATTTGATACAAAATAAGACATGTGCAAGACGGATGGTGAATGCTCTGTATTTGTACGGAGCTTTTCTTGTCTGCACGACCACTCAAAGCGAGttgcagtacagtttttgccattcactttctctatgagaaggggccattcggggttcagtgtcttgcccaaggacacgtcGGCATGCAATGGAAATGAAcgagataaaaataaactgagacCAAACGAGCAGGAGTGTGTTTGTACCTCAACAATTCAAGCAAACTGCCATTTAGATGTTCAACACATCCCAGACAATTACTGTCGATGGTGTTACTTTGTACGTTTTGCATTGTGATCACATTATATCTCTATCTAGTCTCAACTCGTTTAGAttaagttttaatttgattcaGTTGCAATTGCTGTTAATCTGCTGCTGCCCTTATTCCTCCTCAGGGATCGATTAAAGGGTCACTTCAtgacatttaaagagaaaatgcaGCTCTCAACTgcacaaaagtgaagctaatAACGTGCTAAAGTTAGAAAGACACAAGGAAATGAGGGGAAACTAGGACTCGCCAGCTAActctcttcacctctgtcaaggaggttatgtttacgtctgtttgtttgtctgttgtcgcaggattacaaaaaaactactggatggattaccaggAAATTTGGTGGTATGAAATAGAACCCATTCAAATTTGGTCTGGATGTGGAtcagaatcttttttttcccactttctttaaccttgtgAGATTTGCTTCCAAGAAAATTACACTTTTCCATCCAccaagaaattaaaatgtttgttgcctttgcttgtttgttatttaggagcattatgcaaaaaactaTTCATcttatttccatgaaattttgtcaAGAGATGGAGACTGAAGTCTCTAAACAGTCTCAGACGAAGGACTTCTGGTGTTGTTTGGAGTGAAAAGTGAAGACCTGTACCCTCTGCTTATAGCCCTTCATTATACTTCAGGTCTTTCAATCACTGTGGACTAAGAGTTAATTAGAAGTCCTACCATTGTCCTCCAGCATGGGGAAGCTGTGAGCTCCGCGCAGGTTCTCCAGGTTGTCCAGGTTCTCCAGGTTGTCCAGGTTCTCCTGCCTCTCGTCGCTCACTGAGGGTCTCTGTCCAGCTGAGCTGGTTCCTGCACTGGACTTGGACATGGAGAGAGCCCCTCGGCCCCTCTTAGATGGAGAGGATCGCAATGCTGTGAAAGCAGGGGACACATATGCTCTCATTCCAATGTGGATATTATTTGCAATGTTGTCATCAAACATAAGAATGTAGAAGGGTATAAGGTTCGTGCACATTTTGCAGACTCACAGCTGCTCTTCTTGAACACAATGGTGCTGCAGAATTTGAAGAACCTGTCAGCATAGAAAGCAGGTCTGTGGACTGACACTGTGTCCTGTGGACGAAAAGAGACATCAGGTCAATGCAACTTCATTGATGGTGCACTTTTCAGACATAGTGACAAAATGTCTAAAAGTGGAAAAACTACTCACCCCATCATGGATGAGCGACTTCCAGGAGTGCTCCAGTTTCTTAATCAGTCTGTCAGACAAGACAATCAATTATTTAGCTCAGCCAGTGACTCACTGTGGTTACCTGGCAACTCCGAGGCTGAACCAGAGGCTACCGTCCTACTTGCATTAGCAGTTTTAGATCTGTTTTAAAAGACTTCACAGTTCTGTTTCTCCTCCGtttaaacacagtcacactgtTTCTCTGTGATCTCTCATCATCTTCTAATATTCCTTGCAGACACATCAAGCCTGGATTTCTATCAGCCAAACCCCGAGCATATCCTCAGTGTGAAGCCATGGAGAAATATAGTTTTTAGATgtccaataaaataaattaaaataaaaaataaattaacattaGTGCTACCTATACCTCAGACTAAGAAGGTATCTTAAAACATTTGTATATCATTTATAATTATATGattctttatctttattacCATGAACATATGAGACCCTGGTCAGACCTCAAACAGAGGTCTTTGTGTATCCTTAGTTGTGTCCATAAGAAATTCAAATGTTGGAAGCGAGTTGCAGACATTTTACATTGTGGGAAACTCTGAAAgaagaattttttttctttaaattcacattttaaattatgtatAAATTTATTGATATTACAAAGGTAAACTGTGAAAGACCTTCAACTGCTGCATTTTGTTGCCCACCTGTAAGACTGTAGAATATCAATAATCCCGATGAACAGCAGGAGGCGCTCTCCCTTACCACCGACAGCTGGAATGCCACCCatactgcagacagacaggagaacGTTACCATCACATGAACAATTAAATGTGATGATGAGGACAAATGTCGTGAAATAAGATCTCACGTGTCGTCATGGTCCAGTGTATCCCTGCATGTGGAGCCTCCCTGTATAGACTCCATAGCAGTGGAGTACAGGGCTCTCTGGGCTGCCGGCCTCTTTTCATCCCCCCCGGCCGAAGGCGAACCCTGGGACTGATACTCTCTCTCTGCTTGGGTCTTATTGTGGACACCAAGCAGCAAACTGTAGTCCATGATCTTAAAACTCTCCAGAAcctcaaatgaaaaacacacaggagcaACACTTTAAAACAAGCTTCCAAGAGAATTACATATTTACCTTCGCCTAGaaggttatgtttgtttgttatttagcaggattacacaaaaactactgacgCGATTTACATGAATTGTTGTGGAGAGacatgacccaaagaagaacccattcaaatttggtacacataagataataataatacggtttcataagggaactgcTGAGCCTTGATGGAGGCATATGCTccactgagtgctattctagttaatgtaaatgttataaTTTTGCAGCCCTGGGGCAATGGTGAAAATTAACATATGCTTTAGAAATACATAAACCACATAACCTCTTTTATTCTGCCTTTTGCTCTATAATTCATCTAAtaagagatgaaaataaaataaaacaacaaaataaaatccatccgtccatccatgTATTATCTAGATTGTTAATCCTTTGcgggtaaaataaaataaaataaaatgctgctATTCTACTTCTCTACTATTcacccccctccacctcctcctctctctcaccagaCAGTCTCTCTGTAGCGTTTTGACCAGAGCACTGTATGTGTCTTGGTCCATAATGAGGCCGTCAGGAACGTCGCACAGAAAGTCCAGGTCTTTGAAAGTAGGTTtggacttctctctctccttcttggAAGCTCGCCTCTTGTACGTAGAGCCCTTCAGGTCGAACTTGAGGTGCATGCGTACGGAGCGTGGTAAAATGTTGTTCATCACGACAACTCTGATGTTCTTCCCCCCACACTGGACGCAATAGAGCCCAAAAAACTTTGGCAGCAAAGTCCGGGGGTTCTGGTTCAGGTTCTGGAGAGAGGTTGGTGGAGAAGACAAAGGAAAAGAGACAgtgagaaatgaagaaatattgttttgtaaCAAGTCACTTAGTCTATGTGGTTTGGCCCCAGTACCGTGCACCTGCCACTCAGCGTGGCCCACCCGCAGGCCTCAGCCCTCACCACTGTGACTCTGCTGTGTGCATGCTTAACCTGTTATGAAGTACTTAGCCCAGGTCTTAGTCAGGTTCCAGCTCTCTGCTCTGATCTCTTACAGGGCCGCCTGCTGGCGTCACTGCTGACTGAGGCCAACACCAAGGGGTAAAGAGGATAAAGATGAGCACAAGTTCCAGCCcctgcactgcactgcacttAAGCATGTGCTCATGTACACAAGCACACTATCATTACATTACTTACCATGAAGTACTTTTGAACTCTCAATCCATGTTTGCACTATTCTGATTTGCACTACTCTCCTCCTATCTACCGTGTGCCTTATGACTGCATACTATGTTGTACTGTGTACTCAGTAAAACTCGAGGCCaaaaggttttacatttttgaatatGTGCAGAATGGtaatataacattttctttcatctaGTGTAAATACAGATGGCAAAGAAATCTAAAATGACCAGTTTCCATAAATATTGCCTGcttgtgtttgaaatgaaatattaacGTTAAGCATTTGAAATTATGCCAATGAGAGAGACTCTGTTTTACTTACCATGTAGTATCCAGGGAGCAGCTTCTGTAGAAACTCAGCCTCCTTGTGCTGCACGGTTTTGACGATAAACTCATCATCACGGGTGACGTAAAATATGGAGCCACTAGCTCCTGGATTCGTCAACTCGATCAACGGCTCATTACACAGAGAATACTAAAAGCAGCAGGGACACAGAGGAATGAATATAGATTAGAATATGTCAGACAATTTTACTCAAAATCTTTGAAAAGACAGTTTTGACATAACTTATCTTGCTTTGAAGAAATAATCTGTCCCTCTAGAAAAGGACGTCGAAAgtgtctttaaatgtcatttgtgAGGTGTTGTTTAACACGTTAGTATTTCCTGCAGGGCTCAGGTTGGATCCAAAACAGCTTTCAAATAGCCAACAAAACACCAACATGTCAACCCCCGCACAAAGTATTGCTCATCAGCAGCAAAAATGGAACtttgtttttgcttgtgtaaggagatgattatgattatgagaGTAAACTGCGACACGGTTTGACTTTTATTCCCAAACATCAGTAAAACCTATACTTTTTGGGGGGGTTACTCTATAGATTTCTGTGGTAATGCTGATTTCACttactttgtgtctgtgctgaatGCAGAGGGGACTATTAGGATTTATGTGAAACTGAAGTGAACAATTTTAAACTGCACAAGTGGCAGCTCAACGTGAACAGCAGCATCAGTGGGTTTGAATTCACACCCGACGTCTCACAGCCAATAAGACTTGAATGAGAATAAGAGACTTAAGTTgaaaagtgagagaaagtgcCCGTTGGCTTTGCTAATTTGTAACCAAGTAATTCTATTTTCTGTGGCTCAGTCGAC
Coding sequences:
- the LOC118118006 gene encoding phosphatidylinositol 4-phosphate 5-kinase type-1 gamma isoform X1, whose amino-acid sequence is MDGGTAEPGDDGSASLSIQLDLGDTDSARRAQTTEMPSPFGAGLANERKIGHRRVDASGETTYKKTTSSALKGAIQLGIGYTVGNLSSKPERDVLMQDFYVVESIFFPNEGSNLTPAHHYLDFRFKTYAPVAFRYFRELFGIRPDDYLYSLCNEPLIELTNPGASGSIFYVTRDDEFIVKTVQHKEAEFLQKLLPGYYMNLNQNPRTLLPKFFGLYCVQCGGKNIRVVVMNNILPRSVRMHLKFDLKGSTYKRRASKKEREKSKPTFKDLDFLCDVPDGLIMDQDTYSALVKTLQRDCLVLESFKIMDYSLLLGVHNKTQAEREYQSQGSPSAGGDEKRPAAQRALYSTAMESIQGGSTCRDTLDHDDTMGGIPAVGGKGERLLLFIGIIDILQSYRLIKKLEHSWKSLIHDGDTVSVHRPAFYADRFFKFCSTIVFKKSSSLRSSPSKRGRGALSMSKSSAGTSSAGQRPSVSDERQENLDNLENLDNLENLRGAHSFPMLEDNGREPPCTPPSFEDATTASIATTLSSNNSLPTTPFDTPEHPRYRRQLHSPSVVRSQKEVVEVHGERQDTITVEVELSKIPQSTELTQMTERTSPGHLSLDHQPGTFTPSTPPSVSPSAAHSSSTLPPSFVSSSSAAQAAGKSSSTTLSSSICPSTKPLTSPTAAQTSTPSPLISHSAAPSTRPTSANASTLPPASAFTPICPASSYSPTQSSSHPLPSTPPSSVPPSPQVPQRVPRTSCNQLSLSGSHNSLDGEVQVSDIYFYADGRYWVYSPVLGRRKLNSSLSYNTQEDRSWVYSPLHSSATRRGSDGESET
- the LOC118118006 gene encoding phosphatidylinositol 4-phosphate 5-kinase type-1 gamma isoform X3, with the translated sequence MPSPFGAGLANERKIGHRRVDASGETTYKKTTSSALKGAIQLGIGYTVGNLSSKPERDVLMQDFYVVESIFFPNEGSNLTPAHHYLDFRFKTYAPVAFRYFRELFGIRPDDYLYSLCNEPLIELTNPGASGSIFYVTRDDEFIVKTVQHKEAEFLQKLLPGYYMNLNQNPRTLLPKFFGLYCVQCGGKNIRVVVMNNILPRSVRMHLKFDLKGSTYKRRASKKEREKSKPTFKDLDFLCDVPDGLIMDQDTYSALVKTLQRDCLVLESFKIMDYSLLLGVHNKTQAEREYQSQGSPSAGGDEKRPAAQRALYSTAMESIQGGSTCRDTLDHDDTMGGIPAVGGKGERLLLFIGIIDILQSYRLIKKLEHSWKSLIHDGDTVSVHRPAFYADRFFKFCSTIVFKKSSSLRSSPSKRGRGALSMSKSSAGTSSAGQRPSVSDERQENLDNLENLDNLENLRGAHSFPMLEDNGREPPCTPPSFEDATTASIATTLSSNNSLPTTPFDTPEHPRYRRQLHSPSVVRSQKEVVEVHGERQDTITVEVELSKIPQSTELTQMTERTSPGHLSLDHQPGTFTPSTPPSVSPSAAHSSSTLPPSFVSSSSAAQAAGKSSSTTLSSSICPSTKPLTSPTAAQTSTPSPLISHSAAPSTRPTSANASTLPPASAFTPICPASSYSPTQSSSHPLPSTPPSSVPPSPQVPQRVPRTSCNQLSLSGSHNSLDGEVQVSDIYFYADGRYWVYSPVLGRRKLNSSLSYNTQEDRSWVYSPLHSSATRRGSDGESET
- the LOC118118006 gene encoding phosphatidylinositol 4-phosphate 5-kinase type-1 gamma isoform X2 is translated as MDGGTAEPGDDGSASLSIQLDLGDTDSARRAQTTEMPSPFGAGLANERKIGHRRVDASGETTYKKTTSSALKGAIQLGIGYTVGNLSSKPERDVLMQDFYVVESIFFPNEGSNLTPAHHYLDFRFKTYAPVAFRYFRELFGIRPDDYLYSLCNEPLIELTNPGASGSIFYVTRDDEFIVKTVQHKEAEFLQKLLPGYYMNLNQNPRTLLPKFFGLYCVQCGGKNIRVVVMNNILPRSVRMHLKFDLKGSTYKRRASKKEREKSKPTFKDLDFLCDVPDGLIMDQDTYSALVKTLQRDCLVLESFKIMDYSLLLGVHNKTQAEREYQSQGSPSAGGDEKRPAAQRALYSTAMESIQGGSTCRDTLDHDDTMGGIPAVGGKGERLLLFIGIIDILQSYRLIKKLEHSWKSLIHDGDTVSVHRPAFYADRFFKFCSTIVFKKSSSLRSSPSKRGRGALSMSKSSAGTSSAGQRPSVSDERQENLDNLENLDNLENLRGAHSFPMLEDNGREPPCTPPSFEDATTASIATTLSSNNSLPTTPFDTPEHPRYRRQLHSPSVVRSQKEVVEVHGERQDTITVEVELSKIPQSTELTQMTERTSPGHLSLDHQPGTFTPSTPPSVSPSAAHSSSTLPPSFVSSSSAAQAAGKSSSTTLSSSICPSTKPLTSPTAAQTSTPSPLISHSAAPSTRPTSANASTLPPASAFTPICPASSYSPTQSSSHPLPSTPPSSVPPSPQVPQRVPRTSCNQLSLSGSHNSLDGEVQVSDIYFTQEDRSWVYSPLHSSATRRGSDGESET